The genome window GGTCGTCGCGTGTGTGAAGAACGAGCGGCCCGAGCCCGTCGCCGACTGCAACCTCGAGGTGCTTGTGCCGAGCGTCGTCTCTTACCGCGAGGGCGGCGAGATCATCGTTGGGGCGCGTGCGCTGGCGGAGGCGTCGGCCTTCCCGTCGAGCACCATCGCCAGCGTGAAGCGCTTCATGGGCCGCGGCGCCGACGACGCGCAGACGAAGCAGGCGGGCCCCTACGAGCTCCTCGCGCCGGATGCTGGCGAAGCCAACATCGTCCGGTTCCGCGTGGCGGGCGACCGCGCCATCACGCCGGTCGAGGTAAGCGCTGACCTTCTCCGAGCGCTTCGCCGTCGTGCGGAAGACGAACTCGGCGCCGTCGGTGGCGTCGTCATCACCGTGCCGGCCTACTTCGACGACGCACAACGGCAGGCGACCAAAGACGCGGGGCGCCTCGCGGGCCTCGAGGTCCTGCGCCTCTTGAACGAGCCCACGGCGGCGGCCCTGGCCTACGGCCTCGACAAGAAGCAGAATGGGCACTTCGTCGTCTTCGATCTCGGGGGCGGGACGTTCGACGTGACGGTGTTGCTCCTGGAAGACGGCGTCTTTCAGGTTAAGTCTACCGGCGGCGACAGCGCCCTCGGCGGTGACGACATGGACCACGCCATCGCCGAGGACATCTTCCGCACGCTCGGCTGGAGCGGAGCGCCGACGTCTCCCGCGACGATTCCTGCGGCCGTTGTCCGGCTCGTCCTCGACGAGGCGCGCAAGCTGAAGCACGCCCTGACGACCCGCGAGAGTGCCGGCGAGCTCATGCTCGACGCCCAGGGCGGCGCTTCGATGTACGAGCTCACGCGCACCCGCTTTGAGGCGTTCGTGGCGCCCCTCTTGGAGCGCGCTGGAGCCGCGTGTCGTCGCGCGCTCAAGGACTCGGGCCTCAAAGCCAGCGAGCTCGACGGCATCATCCTCGTGGGCGGCGCGACGCGCGTCCCCGCGGTGCGCGCGTTCGTGGAGCGTCTCTTCGGTCGGGCGCCGCTGACCGACATCGACCCCGATCAGGTCGTCGCCCTCGGCGCCGCCATTCAAGCCGACATCCTTGCGAGCCATGAGAAGCGCGACGACGTGCTCCTCCTCTACGTCATCCCGCTGTCGTTGGGCATCGAGGTGGGCGGCGGCGTCGTCGACAAAATCCTCCCGCGCAACACGACCGTACCCACGGCCGCCCGCGCGACGTACACGACGCAGGAAGACAAGCAGACGGGCTTCGTCATTCACGTCGTGCAAGGCGAGCGAGAGCTCGCCGTCGATTGCCGCAGCCTCGCGACCTTCACGCTGAAGGGGATTCCCCCTTTGGCCGCCGGCTTGGCCAAGCTCGAGGTGACGTTTCGTGTCGACGAGAACGGCATCCTCGCGGTCCACGCAAAGGAGCTGACCACCG of Myxococcales bacterium contains these proteins:
- the hscA gene encoding Fe-S protein assembly chaperone HscA, translating into MTLLEIFDPLAAPRAIGIDLGTTNSVVACVKNERPEPVADCNLEVLVPSVVSYREGGEIIVGARALAEASAFPSSTIASVKRFMGRGADDAQTKQAGPYELLAPDAGEANIVRFRVAGDRAITPVEVSADLLRALRRRAEDELGAVGGVVITVPAYFDDAQRQATKDAGRLAGLEVLRLLNEPTAAALAYGLDKKQNGHFVVFDLGGGTFDVTVLLLEDGVFQVKSTGGDSALGGDDMDHAIAEDIFRTLGWSGAPTSPATIPAAVVRLVLDEARKLKHALTTRESAGELMLDAQGGASMYELTRTRFEAFVAPLLERAGAACRRALKDSGLKASELDGIILVGGATRVPAVRAFVERLFGRAPLTDIDPDQVVALGAAIQADILASHEKRDDVLLLYVIPLSLGIEVGGGVVDKILPRNTTVPTAARATYTTQEDKQTGFVIHVVQGERELAVDCRSLATFTLKGIPPLAAGLAKLEVTFRVDENGILAVHAKELTTGVEQVVEVKPSYGLDDEAVEAMLMAALDHGEEDLLLRKLAENRVEAHRIAAATEKAVTDDAALLVGAEGERIGAALAALRAAAEGNDATAIHAAIDALDKETRAFAGRRMDRAVALAAVGKNVAEVEGSLATHDTTSH